A stretch of the Vitis vinifera cultivar Pinot Noir 40024 chromosome 16, ASM3070453v1 genome encodes the following:
- the LOC100853331 gene encoding peroxidase 5-like: protein MASESFQSLCSWNQKFLKDGPTPKSIDYLAPVVEKDYIKKINMGQIEAELQVGFYRDKCRAESIVKDEVEKAFDRDRGIAPGLLRLHFHDCFVRGCDASILVDSTPMNVGEKDGPPNVNTLRGTEVIDSAKARLEAECKGVVSCADTLAFAARDAVEISNGFGWSVPAGRRDGRVSLASETLDIPAPFLNLDQLTQSFAKKGLTQEEMVTLSGNFYTTPAGAHTIGHAHCTSFSNRLYDFNASSSQDPSLNPLYAEDLKRQCPRGPQGTVDPNLVVDMNFSPAVMDSSYYTDVLHHRGLFTSDQALTTSQATARQVTTYAVNRLLWESEFAKAMVKMSQIEVLTGTDGEIRTNCRVINNYN, encoded by the exons ATGGCTTCTGAATCTTTTCAGAGTCTCTGCTCTTGGAACCAGAAATTTCTGAAAG ATGGGCCAACACCAAAATCAATTGATTATTTGGCTCCAGTTGTGGAGAAGGATTATATAAAGAAGATTAACATGGGTCAG ATTGAAGCTGAGCTTCAAGTGGGATTCTACAGAGACAAATGCAGAGCTGAATCAATTGTGAAGGACGAAGTTGAAAAGGCCTTCGACAGAGACAGGGGAATTGCTCCTGGTCTGTTGAGACTGCATTTTCATGATTGCTTTGTTAGG GGATGTGATGCATCCATCCTTGTAGACTCAACCCCAATGAATGTAGGCGAGAAGGATGGTCCACCCAATGTCAATACTCTCCGTGGGACCGAAGTGATCGACAGTGCCAAGGCTAGACTAGAAGCTGAATGTAAAGGAGTAGTCTCTTGTGCAGATACTCTTGCATTTGCAGCAAGAGATGCTGTAGAAATA AGCAACGGCTTTGGGTGGTCAGTTCCAGCAGGGAGGCGAGATGGAAGGGTGTCACTTGCTTCTGAGACTCTAGACATACCTGCTCCATTTCTTAACCTTGATCAACTCACCCAGTCCTTTGCTAAGAAGGGACTAACACAGGAAGAGATGGTCACGCTCTCCGGTAATTT CTATACAACACCTGCAGGCGCTCACACAATTGGCCATGCTCATTGCACCTCATTCAGCAACAGACTATATGACTTCAATGCATCGTCTAGCCAAGACCCGAGTTTAAACCCCCTATATGCTGAGGATTTGAAGAGACAATGCCCAAGAGGTCCACAGGGAACTGTTGATCCTAACCTCGTTGTGGACATGAACTTCAGCCCAGCTGTGATGGACTCGAGCTATTACACAGATGTTCTTCATCACCGTGGCCTGTTCACGTCTGATCAGGCACTCACAACCAGCCAGGCTACTGCCAGGCAAGTGACCACATATGCAGTAAATAGGTTGCTTTGGGAGTCGGAGTTTGCTAAAGCAATGGTGAAGATGAGTCAAATTGAAGTACTAACAGGAACTGATGGAGAGATTCGAACCAACTGTAGGGTGATCAATAACTATAACTAG
- the LOC100853355 gene encoding uncharacterized protein LOC100853355 translates to MMGFGSFGNGGSSSSSSNLSALAPPFTVDRPVSKPLSNPLVNFTESTYAAPFNSSLHNWVHPQSPVSRPDYFSNPNSAVDSVQATGVPPSNAYRYSVSQPVNSPVVHLPPLSHIVSGIAHLPPLSPIVSAGTDVFSFGQCSDRMKTSLVEAKPYYPPYVAPAIEDNSPLVVLNEPNYDLLSTSHAAHLNGSSSLDDYTQSMSGLEYPSRWCGFWNGLADIEQGKKVELDESLCSKESNFVGSSIYRSYINQGDPTAEGVSNSEEGSVLSDRKYVDILGRDNCVGSLSPDHFNNKSFYEPKANPMVVSLDFPRTSFLGSTSVLPETPHPRAPSLEPVTNSWNYRKPQSALYEKCFRKIDSCVDDPVSKAKSSPAIVIRPPANSPSSLGVNSFSSRNMICTDNSENVSGHHLSNMEEPHIPVISEGRELYSDTSQLNGHWQRNDHLSMESSSTKKHELLNNEMGVKETDNLLRARSELQIPHLNVEDGFSFSPNSIEAVNSIDNTSETLDHYNPAVDSPCWKGSITSHFSPFEVSEALSPHNLMEQLEALDGFNLQGHHIFPLNSDDAVNVSSLKPNENTEYHKNVCGENGLLPSWKRPSVVNHPSREQRSLDAFKTGPYCQKLSSGDGNQSSNDIIQPKRDHSLLNSSKSDNLELSHTMRQSFEEVKFTSERKLSSGVGVEVTGNNINDVSRDGSSHETYHLTENISCSPLSGDDASTKLTKQPASESTPKIDVHMLINTVQDLSVLLLSHCSDNAFSLKEQDHETLKRVIDNFDACLTKKGQKIAEQGSSHFLGELPDLNKSASASWPLGKKVADANVEDQFHCQSDHKGKRHCSVSGNKDEKLSDFVSLVNDEDTVNDDSTIQAIRKILDKNFHDEEETDPQALLYRNLWLEAEAALCSISYRARFDRMKIEMEKFKLRKTEDLLKNTIDVEKQSSSKVSSDISMVDKFEREAQENPVPDITIEDSPNVTTMSHAADVVDRFHILKRRYENSDSLNSKDVGKQSSCKVSHDMNSDDNLAPAAKDDHSPNISTSTQSDDVMARFRILKCRADKSNPMNAERQQPPEEVDLEFAGKGSHWMFIKDRVEDVTLGPDLQVHIANHTKDRFDSYLDDFDCEIVKEFHEHAMDDPVIQLPRSNRLQNQLPAGFSDGSSADWEHVLKEELPGGN, encoded by the exons aTGATGGGTTTTGGGTCTTTTGGTAATGGAGgatcttcttcatcatcttccAATTTGTCGGCTTTAGCCCCGCCTTTTACGGTTGATCGACCAGTTTCCAAACCCCTTTCAAACCCACTTGTGAATTTCACGGAATCAACTTATGCTGCTCCCTTCAATTCATCTCTGCACAATTGGGTTCATCCTCAGTCTCCCGTCTCCAGACCTGATTACTTTTCCAATCCCAATTCAGCGGTTGATTCGGTCCAGGCCACTGGTGTACCGCCTTCTAATGCTTATAGATACTCCGTCTCTCAGCCTGTCAATTCCCCGGTTGTCCATTTGCCTCCTTTGAGCCATATTGTGTCTGGGATAGCCCATTTGCCTCCTTTGAGCCCTATTGTGTCTGCTGGAACTGATGTGTTCTCGTTCGGTCAATGCTCAGACCGCATGAAGACTAGTCTTGTTGAAGCCAAACCGTATTATCCCCCATACGTCGCTCCTGCAATTGAGGACAATAGTCCCTTGGTGGTCCTTAATGAACCTAATTATGATTTGTTATCTACTTCCCATGCTGCTCACTTGAATGGATCGTCCTCCCTAGATGATTACACTCAAAGTATGTCTGGTTTGGAGTACCCCTCTCGGTGGTGTGGCTTTTGGAATGGATTGGCAGATATTGAGCAGGGTAAAAAAGTGGAACTTGATGAGAGCCTTTGCTCAAAGGAGTCGAATTTTGTGGGTTCATCCATTTACAGGAGTTATATCAATCAAG GAGATCCTACTGCTGAGGGTGTGAGCAATAGTGAAGAAGGTTCTGTACTTTCAGATAGAAAATATGTTGATATTCTGGGAAGGGACAATTGTGTTGGATCTCTCAGCCCAGATCATTTCAATAATAAGTCCTTCTATGAACCAAAAGCAAATCCCATGGTTGTTTCTCTTGACTTTCCAAGAACATCGTTCCTGGGATCTACTTCAGTACTTCCTGAAACTCCTCATCCTCGGGCCCCATCCCTGGAACCAGTAACAAATTCTTGGAATTATCGGAAGCCACAAAGTGCTTTATATGAAAAATGCTTCAGAAAAATTGATTCTTGTGTAGATGATCCAGTATCAAAGGCAAAATCTTCCCCTGCAATTGTAATTAGGCCACCAGCCAATAGCCCCAGTTCTTTGGGAGTAAATTCATTTTCATCGAGGAACATGATTTGTACTGATAACAGTGAGAATGTTTCTGGTCATCATCTCTCTAACATGGAGGAACCTCACATCCCTGTGATTTCTGAAGGCAGAGAACTTTATTCAGATACAAGCCAACTCAATGGTCACTGGCAAAGAAATGATCACCTCTCTATGGAATCATCCTCTACTAAAAAGCATGAGCTCTTAAACAATGAGATGGGTGTGAAGGAGACAGATAATTTGTTGAGAGCAAGATCTGAGCTTCAAATTCCTCATTTGAATGTGGAAGATGGCTTCAGTTTTTCACCCAATAGTATTGAAGCTGTCAATTCAATAGACAATACTTCTGAGACTTTAGATCATTATAATCCCGCTGTGGATTCACCCTGCTGGAAAGGATCGATAacttcccatttttctccatttgaAGTTTCTGAAGCGCTGAGTCCCCATAATCTTATGGAGCAGTTAGAAGCATTAGATGGTTTCAAccttcaagggcatcatattttcCCCCTCAATAGTGATGATGCTGTAAATGTCTCCTCTCTGAAGCCAAATGAAAACACTGAGTACCATAAAAATGTGTGTGGAGAAAATGGTTTATTACCTTCTTGGAAAAGGCCATCTGTTGTTAATCACCCATCAAGAGAACAGAGATCACTTGATGCCTTTAAAACAGGACCTTATTGTCAGAAACTGAGCAGTGGTGATGGGAATCAGTCTTCTAATGACATCATTCAACCAAAAAGAGATCATTCACTGCTTAACAGTTCAAAAAGTGATAACCTTGAACTTTCTCATACCATGCGACAAAGTTTTGAGGAAGTGAAGTTTACATCTGAAAGAAAGCTTTCATCAGGGGTTGGTGTTGAAGTCACCGGGAATAATATCAATGATGTTTCTAGAGATGGGTCATCTCATGAGACATATCATCTAACAGAAAATATCTCTTGTTCACCTTTGTCTGGAGATGATGCTTCTACCAAGCTTACTAAACAACCTGCATCAGAATCAACCCCAAAAATTGATGTTCACATGCTTATCAACACAGTGCAGGACCTGTCAGTCTTGCTTTTATCACATTGTTCTGACAATGCATTCTCATTGAAGGAACAAGACCATGAGACCCTTAAGCGCGTGATTGACAATTTTGATGCATGTTTGACAAAGAAAGGTCAAAAAATTGCTGAGCAAGGCAGTTCTCATTTTCTTGGAGAGTTACCTGACCTTAACAAG AGTGCCAGTGCTAGTTGGCCCTTGGGGAAAAAGGTGGCAGATGCAAATGTTGAGGATCAGTTTCACTGTCAGAGTGACCACAAGGGTAAAAGGCATTGCTCTGTATCTGGTAACAAAGATGAGAAACTTTCAGATTTTGTTTCATTAGTCAATGATGAAGACACAGTAAATGATGATAGCACAATCCAG GCTATAAGAAAGATTCTTGATAAGAATTTTCATGATGAGGAAGAAACAGACCCTCAAGCTCTCTTGTATAGGAATCTATGGCTTGAGGCTGAAGCTGCATTATGTTCTATTAGTTACAGAGCTCGCTTTGACCGCATGAAGATTGAAATGGAGAAATTCAAGTTGCGCAAAACAGAAG ATTTGTTGAAAAACACTATAGATGTAGAGAAGCAGTCAAGCTCCAAGGTTTCTTCTGATATAAGTATGGTTGACAAATTTGAGCGTGAGGCTCAAGAAAACCCTGTGCCAGATATCACCATCGAGGATTCCCCTAATGTTACCACAATGAGCCACGCAGCTGATGTTGTTGACAGATTTCATATCCTGAAACGTCGGTATGAGAACTCAGACTCCTTGAATAGTAAAGATGTGGGGAAACAATCAAGCTGCAAAGTTTCTCATGATATGAATTCTGATGATAACTTGGCACCTGCGGCTAAGGATGACCATTCCCCTAATATAAGCACAAGCACCCAGTCGGATGATGTTATGGCCAGATTTCGTATCCTAAAATGTCGTGCTGACAAATCCAATCCCATGAATGCTGAAAGACAACAGCCACCTGAAGAAGTGGATCTAGAATTTGCAGGTAAGGGAAGCCATTGGATGTTTATTAAAGACAGAGTGGAGGATGTCACTTTGGGACCTGACTTGCAGGTTCACATTGCCAACCATACTAAAGATAGATTTGACTCATATTTAGATGATTTCGACTGTGAAATTGTGAAGGAGTTCCATGAACATGCCATGGATGATCCAGTGATCCAACTGCCAAGGTCCAACAGGCTTCAGAATCAGCTTCCTGCAGGGTTTAGTGACGGCTCTTCTGCAGATTGGGAACATGTGCTGAAGGAGGAGCTTCCCGGAGGGAACTGA
- the LOC100854239 gene encoding nascent polypeptide-associated complex subunit alpha-like protein 2: MPEAEAEQVASLEEDLQKKKLLEEEPVVEDVKDEEEDDDDDEDDEDDEKEDGAQGANEGSKQSRSEKKSRKAMLKLGMKPVTGVGRVTIKRTKNILFFISKPDVFKSPNSETYVIFGEAKIEDLSSQLQTQAAQQFRMPDMGSVMAKSDISAAAAGTQADEEEEVIDETGVEPRDIDLVMTQAGVSRSKAVKALKTHNGDIVSAIMELTT; the protein is encoded by the exons ATGCCAGAAGCCGAGGCTGAGCAAGTTGCCTCTCTCGAAGAGGAtctccagaagaagaagcttcTC GAAGAGGAGCCCGTGGTTGAAGACGTCAAGGACGAGGAAGAGGACGACGATGACGACGAGGACGACGAGGACGACGAGAAGGAAGATGGGGCCCAAG GTGCAAATGAGGGCTCAAAGCAGAGCAGAAGTGAGAAGAAGAGCCGCAAGGCAATGTTGAAGCTCGGCATGAAACCCGTTACTGGTGTTGGAAGGGTCACCATTAAGAgaacaaaaaat atattatttttcatctcaaAGCCTGATGTCTTCAAGAGTCCAAATTCAGAGACCTATGTCATATTTGGGGAGGCGAAGATAGAGGATTTGAGCTCTCAGCTGCAGACACAGGCTGCACAACAGTTCAGGATGCCAGATATGGGGTCGGTGATGGCAAAATCAGACATTTCTGCTGCAGCTGCTGGAACACAAGCAGATGAGGAAGAGGAAGTGATTGATGAGACTGGGGTGGAGCCTCGAGACATTGATTTGGTGATGACTCAAGCTGGGGTGTCAAGGAGCAAGGCTGTTAAGGCTCTCAAGACTCACAATGGGGACATTGTCAGTGCTATCATGGAGCTCACCACCTAG
- the LOC100854172 gene encoding LOW QUALITY PROTEIN: caffeic acid 3-O-methyltransferase (The sequence of the model RefSeq protein was modified relative to this genomic sequence to represent the inferred CDS: deleted 1 base in 1 codon) — MGSTSMTPTTILESDEEASLFSMQLVSASVLPMVLKSALELDLLEIIAKAGPGAFVSTSEIAAQIPTHNPEAPVMLDRILRLLATYAVVKCSLRNLPDGGVERLYGLAPVCKYLTRNEDGVSVAPLLLMNQDKVLMESWYYLKDAVLDGGIPFNKAYGMTAFEYHGTDPRFNKVFNNGMSGHSTITMKKILEAYKGFEGLTSIVDVGGGTGATLNMIISKYPTIKGINFDLPHVIDDAPSYPGVENVGGDMFVSVPKGDAIFMKWICHDWSDAHCLKFLKNCYQALPDNGKVIVAECILPVAPDTSLATKGVVHIDVIMLAHNPGGKERTEKEFEALAKGAGFQGFKVVVVPSTLGSWNFVKLLEPLALYPLQVVCEFPDSILCLLSQVALYGV, encoded by the exons ATGGGTTCGACCAGTATGACCCCAACAACTATCCTAGAGTCAGATGAGGAGGCATCTCTGTTTTCCATGCAGCTCGTCAGTGCCTCAGTTCTCCCCATGGTCCTCAAATCAGCTTTGGAGCTCGACCTTCTTGAGATAATCGCCAAGGCTGGCCCTGGGGCGTTTGTCTCCACTTCTGAGATTGCTGCTCAGATCCCCACCCACAACCCAGAAGCCCCTGTCATGCTGGACCGTATCCTCCGCCTTCTTGCCACCTATGCTGTGGTCAAGTGCTCTCTTCGCAACCTCCCTGATGGAGGGGTTGAGAGGCTCTATGGGCTCGCCCCTGTCTGCAAGTACTTGACTAGGAACGAAGATGGGGTGTCTGTAGCCCCTCTTCTCCTCATGAATCAGGACAAGGTCCTCATGGAGAGCTG GTACTATTTGAAAGATGCAGTTCTTGATGGTGGAATCCCCTTCAACAAAGCCTATGGAATGACTGCCTTTGAGTATCATGGCACAGATCCTAGATTCAACAAGGTGTTCAACAATGGAATGTCTGGTCATTCCACCATTACCATGAAGAAAATTCTTGAAGCCTACAAGGGTTTTGAGGGCCTCACCTCAATTGTTGATGTTGGTGGTGGGACTGGAGCCACCCTTAACATGATCATATCCAAATACCCCACTATTAAGGGCATTAACTTTGACTTGCCTCATGTTATTGATGATGCCCCATCTTATCCTG GTGTGGAGAATGTTGGGGGAGACATGTTTGTGAGTGTCCCAAAGGGAGATGCCATCTTCATGAAG TGGATATGCCATGATTGGAGTGATGCTCATTGCTTGAAGTTCTTGAAGAACTGTTATCAGGCACTTCCAGACAATGGGAAGGTAATTGTTGCTGAATGCATCCTTCCTGTGGCCCCAGACACCAGCCTAGCCACCAAGGGTGTCGTCCATATCGACGTTATCATGTTGGCTCATAACCCTGGTGGAAAAGAGAGGACCGAGAAAGAATTCGAAGCCTTGGCCAAGGGAGCTGGATTCCAAGGCTTCAAGGTAGTG GTTGTGCCTTCAACACTTGGATCATGGAATTTTGTAAAACTGCTTGAGCCTCTAGCTTTGTATCCATTGCAAGTTGTCTGTGAGTTTCCTGATTCTATATTGTGTCTTCTTTCACAAGTGGCTTTATACGGTGTATGA
- the LOC100854291 gene encoding peroxidase 5-like produces the protein MSSKRVTWLSLTWVLVFLCLSVELEAQLQVGFYRTSCGLAEFIVKDEVRKGFIRDSGVAPGLVRMHFHDCFVRGCDGSVLIDSTPSNTAEKDSPANNPSLRGFEVIDSAKARLEAVCKGVVSCADIVAFAARDSVEITGGLGYDVPAGRRDGRISLASEASTNLPPPTFTVDQLTQFFSNKGLTQDEMVTLSGAHTIGRSHCSSFSNRLYNFNGTSGQDPTLDPQYAASLKTQCPQGSTNTNLVVPMNPSSPSITDVGYYVDVLRNRGLFTSDQTLLTDTTTATQVRQNAGNPFLWKNKFASAMVKMGQLGVLIGEAGQIRANCRVINS, from the exons ATGAGTTCGAAAAGGGTTACTTGGTTGTCTTTAACTTGGGTTCTGGTTTTCTTATGTCTAAGTGTTGAGTTGGAAGCTCAGCTTCAAGTGGGGTTCTATAGAACCTCATGTGGCTTGGCTGAATTCATAGTGAAAGATGAGGTTAGGAAAGGGTTCATTCGGGACAGTGGGGTGGCTCCTGGCCTGGTCAGAATGCACTTTCATGATTGTTTTGTTAGG GGTTGCGATGGGTCAGTGCTCATCGATTCGACTCCCTCAAACACAGCAGAAAAGGATTCTCCTGCTAACAACCCTAGTCTTAGAGGGTTTGAAGTCATTGATAGTGCAAAGGCTAGACTCGAAGCTGTGTGCAAGGGAGTGGTTTCATGTGCTGATATAGTTGCCTTTGCAGCAAGGGATAGCGTGGAGATA ACCGGAGGGCTTGGCTATGATGTCCCTGCAGGAAGAAGAGATGGCAGAATTTCACTAGCTTCAGAGGCATCGACAAACTTACCACCCCCGACCTTTACTGTCGACCAACTCACTCAGTTCTTTTCAAACAAAGGATTGACACAGGATGAAATGGTGACTCTCAGTG GAGCACACACAATTGGCCGTTCGCATTGCAGTTCCTTCAGCAACAGGTTGTACAATTTCAATGGAACATCGGGCCAGGACCCTACTCTAGATCCCCAGTATGCAGCCAGTTTGAAGACACAGTGCCCGCAAGGTAGCACAAATACTAACTTGGTGGTTCCAATGAACCCCTCTAGCCCAAGCATCACAGACGTAGGCTACTATGTCGATGTTCTAAGAAACAGAGGTTTGTTTACATCAGATCAGACTCTCCTAACAGACACAACAACAGCAACCCAAGTAAGACAAAATGCAGGGAATCCGTTTCTCTGGAAGAACAAATTTGCTTCTGCAATGGTGAAGATGGGCCAACTTGGTGTCTTAATTGGTGAAGCAGGACAGATTCGAGCCAATTGCAGGGTTATCAACAGCTAA
- the LOC100853301 gene encoding RPM1 interacting protein 13 → MGEEGNEMMEKLESPSTKEGEEERKVIQIYSTSSEEEPIICLRDMDMKKLEETQDCFILDFDPFDSNIHLSSLSITEEHADSDDADLHVISQKGQCYCYVCDSAAPCKYWTAPQPGHCHATEQDAHWKLQRKCRMIEI, encoded by the exons ATGGGGGAAGAAGGGAATGAAATGATGGAGAAATTGGAATCACCATCAACAAAAGAAggtgaagaagaaagaaaagtgatTCAAATCTACTCAACATCCTCTGAGGAAGAGCCCATTATATGTCTAAGGGACATGGACatgaaaaaattagaagaaaccCAAGATTGCTTCATCTTGGATTTTGACCCTTTTGACTCCAATATTCATCTCTCTAGTCTCTCCATCACTGAAGAACATGCTGATTCTGATGATGCAGATCTTCATGTCATCTCCCAAAAAGGCCAG TGTTACTGCTACGTCTGTGATTCAGCTGCCCCTTGCAAGTACTGGACTGCTCCTCAACCTGGGCACTGCCATGCCACAGAGCAAGATGCCCACTGGAAGTTGCAGAGGAAATGTAGGATGATTGAAATCTAA